The following coding sequences are from one Triticum aestivum cultivar Chinese Spring chromosome 5A, IWGSC CS RefSeq v2.1, whole genome shotgun sequence window:
- the LOC123101188 gene encoding uncharacterized protein has product MRLLVRQRLIETIAAQICLSVVCIVAATTSSILNSGTKSRRTTPFSRLMAVEKWKISLSYEDENHQHKVLEGLMDRTDISYYELVKLIEEVGFSPAYDFLYYRKKYPRGRGYLVRIDNDIHVSRMISEHTNEKKVQLYVFNEEANIDVAPSDPQREDDGPITSLEEEEVVFDKGAAKTRAATSQSNSNRKLNNDFSFVGTCHA; this is encoded by the exons ATGCGCCTGCTTGTACGTCAACGCCTGATTGAAACCATCGCTGCCCAGATCTGCCTCAGTGTGGTTTGCATCGTTGCGGCAACGACATCTTCGATCCTCAACTCCGGAACTAAATCCAGAAGGACTACACCATTCTCGCGGCTG ATGGCTGTGGAAAAATGGAAAATTAGCCTGTCCTATGAAGATGAGAATCATCAGCATAAAGTTCTTGAGGGATTAATGGACAGAACAGATATCTCCTATTATGAGTTAGTCAAATTGATCGAAGAAGTTGGCTTCTCACCGGCATATGATTTCTTGTATTATAGGAAGAAATACCCGCGTGGTAGAGGCTATTTGGTTCGCATTGATAATGACATTCATGTGAGCAGAATGATATCAGAACATACCAATGAGAAGAAGGTCCAGTTGTATGTGTTCAACGAGGAGGCAAACATTGATGTTGCTCCATCAGACCCTCAACGTGAGGATGATGGACCGATTACCAGcttagaggaggaggaggttgtctTCGATAAAGGAGCAGCAAAAACTAGGGCGGCGACGTCACAAAGTAATAGCAACCGTAAGCTCAATAACGATTTCAGTTTTGTAGGAACATGTCATGCTTAG